In the genome of Candidatus Methylomirabilota bacterium, the window GAGCCGGAGGGCGCCCGGGGGCATGCCGAAGATGGGCGCCAGGATATTGCGGTTGATGTGGATGCACTTCGTGGACCCGATCAGGTGCATCTCGCCGCCGGTGACGCCCGGGGGCACCGCCACGAGCCCGCGCGTCTCGACGGCGGCCGCGGTCTGGCGCGCGTGGCGAAAGCGCTCGCGCACGAGCAGGGCGGATCCCTCCAGTCCCCTCTCGCCATCACCCACTCGCATCTGGATGAGGGCGACATTGTTGGACGCGCTCGACGGGAAGAGGCGCGGCGCCCCCGCGGCGAGGGCGGCCTCGGCCGAGACCACCGCGGACAGGGGCTCGTACTCGACGGCGATGCGCTCGAGGGCATCCTCGGCCAGGTAGCGGCTCTCCGCCACCACGAGCGCGACGGGCTCCCCGGCATAGCGCGCGACGCCGCGGGCGATGGCGGGCTGCAGAAACGTGGCGGTGCCCTCGGGGGCGGGCACGCGATTCGGAATGACGGCTGTCTCGGGAACATCGGCGCCGGTGAGGACAGCGAGGACACCCGGCATGGCCAGGGCTCCCCGCGCGTCGATCCCGACGATACGCGCATGCGCATGCGGCGAGCGCAGCACCGCCGCCTCGGCCATGGCGGGCAGGCGCACGTCTCCGACGAAGCGGCCGTTCCCCGTGAGCAGCCCCTGCGCGCCGAGCCGGGTCAAAGGCTTACCGATCATGCGGTGGTGTCTCGATGCCGCTCGCGAAGGAGGACGGCCTCACTCTCCTCGATGGCCTCCGGATCAACCCAGTGGCGCCAGATGTCCAGGCTCAGGGCGCCCAGACCCATCAGCACCGCCACCGCCATGAGGGCTCCGCCCACGTAGGGCAGCTGATTTACCAGAGCCATGACCCCCAGGGCCACCACCAGGCACAGCACGCGCATCGGCTTGGAGTGCCGAAAGCGCGGCAGGAAGGCGCGGGCGCCCACGTCGCCCAGGAAGAAGGCGGTCACGAGAAAGCCCATCAGGAGCGAGGCGAGGTAGGCGAGAAAGAGGATGAGCCCGAGCGGAATGCCGAGAATGGTGAACATGGTCAGAATGGCGGCCACGGGGACGGCGACGCAGAGGAGGGCCCCGAGTCCGAGGCTCTTGAGAGGATCCGAGCCGATGGTCTGCGAGGCCAGGAGGGTGAAGCGCGGGAAGAGCAGGTAGAGCACGATGCCCGTCACGATGAGCCCGGCCATGAACAGGAGCCGCGAGACGGTGACGAGCGCCGTCCCCGTTCGGGCCAGCGTGCGCGGCAGCTCGGGCAGGTTGTGGGTGATCGCGCCCTCGATCTTGGCCTGGGTCGAGATGCGGGCATCGCGAGGGCTCCAGTACGTGAGGCTGCCCTTCACGCGGGCCGTGGGCAGCACCTCGACCTCCTGGGCCACGAGCTCGACGTCGCCCTGCACCTCGCCCCCGAGGACCACGACGGCGCCCGCCGCGTAGAGGGTCTTCACGATGGTGCCGGCCATGCGCACCTCGCCCCCGACCAGACGAGCGCGTCCCTCGATGACGGCCTCGGGGGTGACCACCACGGTGCCGCCGGCCGCATTCAGGTTGCGCACGACGCGCCCGCTGATGGTGACGGCGCCGCCCCCCGCCCGCACATTCCGCATCACGGTGCCCCCGATCACCACGGAGCCCGCGGCCGCC includes:
- a CDS encoding polymer-forming cytoskeletal protein, whose protein sequence is MPFRLVSGIAAPGLTLVMVGLLLLSPVRAGAADPEVGQTVASDVYAFGGGVDVQADVEGDLVAGGGRVVNGKRVQGNLMAAAGSVVIGGTVMRNVRAGGGAVTISGRVVRNLNAAGGTVVVTPEAVIEGRARLVGGEVRMAGTIVKTLYAAGAVVVLGGEVQGDVELVAQEVEVLPTARVKGSLTYWSPRDARISTQAKIEGAITHNLPELPRTLARTGTALVTVSRLLFMAGLIVTGIVLYLLFPRFTLLASQTIGSDPLKSLGLGALLCVAVPVAAILTMFTILGIPLGLILFLAYLASLLMGFLVTAFFLGDVGARAFLPRFRHSKPMRVLCLVVALGVMALVNQLPYVGGALMAVAVLMGLGALSLDIWRHWVDPEAIEESEAVLLRERHRDTTA